The Coffea arabica cultivar ET-39 chromosome 8e, Coffea Arabica ET-39 HiFi, whole genome shotgun sequence genome window below encodes:
- the LOC140012965 gene encoding uncharacterized protein, translating into MGESSFTIQISTNLVDQLADDSGKLKRKTRKAKPKLPQDAKTPQQSLSKQKQVSDDSKILKVPPAAGWPLQPPLYLPPPPVQPANAELEAIQSVLKESENVVEKLQKQEADMLQEVTERAKDLHAKEFKLPQQKPVPCLEKYEACLKCYEENTRDSLRCQFLVNDYADCVRKIRRLVSSEDK; encoded by the coding sequence ATGGGGGAATCATCCTTTACAATTCAGATTAGTACCAATTTAGTTGACCAGCTAGCTGATGATAGTGGAAAGCTGAAAAGGAAAACTAGGAAAGCAAAGCCAAAGCTGCCACAGGATGCTAAAACTCCTCAGCAATCCCTTTCTAAGCAAAAGCAGGTCTCTGATGATTCTAAGATCCTTAAAGTGCCACCTGCAGCTGGATGGCCGCTTCAGCCTCCTCTATACTTGCCACCTCCTCCTGTGCAACCTGCTAATGCAGAGTTAGAAGCAATTCAGTCTGTCCTGAAAGAGAGTGAAAATGTTGTGGAGAAGCTGCAAAAGCAGGAGGCCGACATGCTGCAGGAAGTCACTGAAAGAGCTAAGGATCTCCATGCTAAAGAGTTCAAGCTTCCACAGCAGAAGCCCGTGCCCTGTTTAGAGAAGTATGAGGCCTGCCTGAAGTGTTACGAGGAGAACACTCGGGACTCTCTAAGATGTCAATTTTTGGTCAATGATTATGCTGATTGTGTGCGTAAAATTAGGCGGTTAGTCAGCTCAGAGGATAAATAG
- the LOC113702789 gene encoding uncharacterized protein isoform X3, with product MVRGRDACWEHCVLVDATRQKVRCNYCQREFSGGVYRMKFHLAQIKNKDIVPCSEVPNHVRDHIQTILSTPKKQKTTKKQKVDQVANGQQHSSSASGGVHPNHGSSGHNDSTSPSLLFPRSSPSGQQTIDNAQNQKHDYADIKIAAFFFQNSIPFSAAKSTYYQEMVDAIAECGVGYKAPSYDRLRCSLLDKVKADINVTYNKLKNEWKEMGCTLLCDCWSDGRSKTLVAFSVTCPRGTLFLRSIDISSHADDAHYLFDLLESVVLEVGVENVVQVITESTVSYIYAGRLLMEKYPSLFWSPCASHCINKMLEDFSKQDWVNRVLEEANTITKYIYSNDSILAMIKKFTSGAELIRPKFSGVVAHFLSLRSLVIQEDNLKHMFSHTEWLSSLDSRQSEAQAVISLLHLERFWKAAHEAVAVSEPLVKILRIVDGDMPAMGYIYAAMERAKISIKTYYRSLEEKYVPMWEIIDRRWYMQLHSPLHAAAAFLNPSVFYSPTFRIDSRVRNGFQEAMIKMATEERDKIEITKEHPIYVNAQGALGTEFALKGRTLNAPGDWWAGYGYEIPTLQRAAIQILSQPCSSHWCRWNWSTFENMHNNRRFRAELDKSSDLVFVHCNLWLQAISRSRDGKNRPINFDEVDVSSEWPTESEACSPLFDDAWLDYLHPESRGSR from the exons ATGGTTCGTGGGAGAGATGCCTGTTGGGAACATTGTGTTCTAGTTGATGCAACTAGGCAAAAGGTTAGGTGTAATTACTGTCAGAGGGAGTTCAGCGGAGGAGTTTACCGGATGAAGTTTCATTTGGCACAGATAAAGAACAAGGATATAGTTCCATGCAGTGAAGTACCAAACCATGTTCGGGACCATATACAAACTATACTCAGCACACCCAAGAAACAGAAGACTACTAAGAAACAGAAGGTGGATCAAGTTGCCAATGGTCAGCAGCATAGCTCTTCAGCTAGTGGTGGTGTCCATCCCAACCATGGATCAAGTGGACACAATGATAGCACTAGCCCTTCTTTGTTATTCCCACGCTCTTCTCCAAGTGGACAACAAACAATTGATAATGCTCAAAACCAAAAGCATGACTATGCTGATATAAAAATTGCTGCCTTTTTCTTTCAGAATTCCATTCCCTTTAGTGCTGCCAAATCAACATATTACCAGGAAATGGTGGATGCTATAGCGGAATGTGGGGTGGGCTACAAAGCACCAAGTTATGATAGGTTAAGGTGTAGCCTCTTGGATAAAGTAAAGGCTGATATAAACGTGACTTACAACAAactaaaaaatgagtggaaagaAATGGGTTGTACACTCTTGTGCGATTGCTGGTCCGATGGTAGGAGCAAAACGCTTGTAGCTTTTTCTGTTACATGTCCCAGAGGAACATTATTTCTTAGGTCCATTGATATATCTAGCCATGCAGATGATGCTCATTATTTGTTTGATCTTCTTGAATCTGTAGTTCTGGAAGTTGGTGTCGAGAATGTTGTTCAAGTGATAACAGAAAGCACTGTTAGTTATATCTATGCAGGCAGGCTTCTCATGGAAAAATATCCTTCATTGTTCTGGTCTCCATGTGCTTCACATTGTATAAACAAGATGTTGGAAGATTTTAGTAAGCAAGATTGGGTGAACAGAGTCTTGGAAGAAGCAAATACCATCACAAAATACATATACAGTAATGACTCGATTCTTGCTATGATAAAAAAGTTTACTTCTGGAGCGGAACTAATTAGGCCAAAATTTTCAGGAGTTGTAGCTCATTTCCTCTCTTTGAGGTCCCTTGTGATTCAAGAGGATAATTTGAAGCACATGTTCTCTCATACAGAGTGGTTATCATCCTTAGACAGCAGGCAGTCTGAAGCTCAAGCTGTCATTTCACTGTTGCACCTAGAGAGATTCTGGAAGGCTGCCCATGAAGCTGTTGCAGTATCTGAACCACTAGTTAAGATCTTGAGAATTGTAGATGGGGACATGCCTGCCATGGGCTACATATATGCAGCAATGGAGAGGGCTAAAATTAGTATTAAGACATACTATAGAAGTTTGGAGGAAAAATACGTGCCAATGTGGGAAATAATCGACAGAAGATGGTACATGCAACTTCATTCCCCACTTCATGCAGCAGCTGCATTCCTTAATCCTTCTGTATTCTACAGCCCTACCTTTAGGATTGACTCAAGGGTGAGGAATGGTTTTCAAGAAGCCATGATAAAGATGGCTACAGAGGAAagggacaagattgaaatcacTAAAGAACACCCTATATATGTAAATGCTCAAGGTGCTTTGGGGACTGAATTTGCTTTAAAGGGCCGGACATTGAATGCTCCAG GTGATTGGTGGGCTGGATATGGTTATGAAATTCCTACACTGCAGAGAGCTGCTATCCAAATTTTAAGTCAACCGTGTAGCTCCCACTGGTGTAGATGGAACTGGAGTACTTTTGAGAACATGCATAATAACAGACGTTTTAGAGCAGAGCTTGACAAATCCAGTGATTTAGTTTTTGTACACTGCAATCTCTGGTTGCAGGCAATTTCTAGAAGCAGAGACGGCAAGAATAGGCCAATCAATTTTGATGAGGTAGATGTCAGTTCTGAGTGGCCTACAGAATCTGAAGCTTGCTCCCCTCTTTTTGACGATGCATGGTTGGATTATCTTCACCCTGAGAGTAGAG GTTCAAGATGA
- the LOC113702789 gene encoding uncharacterized protein isoform X1 codes for MVRGRDACWEHCVLVDATRQKVRCNYCQREFSGGVYRMKFHLAQIKNKDIVPCSEVPNHVRDHIQTILSTPKKQKTTKKQKVDQVANGQQHSSSASGGVHPNHGSSGHNDSTSPSLLFPRSSPSGQQTIDNAQNQKHDYADIKIAAFFFQNSIPFSAAKSTYYQEMVDAIAECGVGYKAPSYDRLRCSLLDKVKADINVTYNKLKNEWKEMGCTLLCDCWSDGRSKTLVAFSVTCPRGTLFLRSIDISSHADDAHYLFDLLESVVLEVGVENVVQVITESTVSYIYAGRLLMEKYPSLFWSPCASHCINKMLEDFSKQDWVNRVLEEANTITKYIYSNDSILAMIKKFTSGAELIRPKFSGVVAHFLSLRSLVIQEDNLKHMFSHTEWLSSLDSRQSEAQAVISLLHLERFWKAAHEAVAVSEPLVKILRIVDGDMPAMGYIYAAMERAKISIKTYYRSLEEKYVPMWEIIDRRWYMQLHSPLHAAAAFLNPSVFYSPTFRIDSRVRNGFQEAMIKMATEERDKIEITKEHPIYVNAQGALGTEFALKGRTLNAPGDWWAGYGYEIPTLQRAAIQILSQPCSSHWCRWNWSTFENMHNNRRFRAELDKSSDLVFVHCNLWLQAISRSRDGKNRPINFDEVDVSSEWPTESEACSPLFDDAWLDYLHPESRGNSFANYENLN; via the exons ATGGTTCGTGGGAGAGATGCCTGTTGGGAACATTGTGTTCTAGTTGATGCAACTAGGCAAAAGGTTAGGTGTAATTACTGTCAGAGGGAGTTCAGCGGAGGAGTTTACCGGATGAAGTTTCATTTGGCACAGATAAAGAACAAGGATATAGTTCCATGCAGTGAAGTACCAAACCATGTTCGGGACCATATACAAACTATACTCAGCACACCCAAGAAACAGAAGACTACTAAGAAACAGAAGGTGGATCAAGTTGCCAATGGTCAGCAGCATAGCTCTTCAGCTAGTGGTGGTGTCCATCCCAACCATGGATCAAGTGGACACAATGATAGCACTAGCCCTTCTTTGTTATTCCCACGCTCTTCTCCAAGTGGACAACAAACAATTGATAATGCTCAAAACCAAAAGCATGACTATGCTGATATAAAAATTGCTGCCTTTTTCTTTCAGAATTCCATTCCCTTTAGTGCTGCCAAATCAACATATTACCAGGAAATGGTGGATGCTATAGCGGAATGTGGGGTGGGCTACAAAGCACCAAGTTATGATAGGTTAAGGTGTAGCCTCTTGGATAAAGTAAAGGCTGATATAAACGTGACTTACAACAAactaaaaaatgagtggaaagaAATGGGTTGTACACTCTTGTGCGATTGCTGGTCCGATGGTAGGAGCAAAACGCTTGTAGCTTTTTCTGTTACATGTCCCAGAGGAACATTATTTCTTAGGTCCATTGATATATCTAGCCATGCAGATGATGCTCATTATTTGTTTGATCTTCTTGAATCTGTAGTTCTGGAAGTTGGTGTCGAGAATGTTGTTCAAGTGATAACAGAAAGCACTGTTAGTTATATCTATGCAGGCAGGCTTCTCATGGAAAAATATCCTTCATTGTTCTGGTCTCCATGTGCTTCACATTGTATAAACAAGATGTTGGAAGATTTTAGTAAGCAAGATTGGGTGAACAGAGTCTTGGAAGAAGCAAATACCATCACAAAATACATATACAGTAATGACTCGATTCTTGCTATGATAAAAAAGTTTACTTCTGGAGCGGAACTAATTAGGCCAAAATTTTCAGGAGTTGTAGCTCATTTCCTCTCTTTGAGGTCCCTTGTGATTCAAGAGGATAATTTGAAGCACATGTTCTCTCATACAGAGTGGTTATCATCCTTAGACAGCAGGCAGTCTGAAGCTCAAGCTGTCATTTCACTGTTGCACCTAGAGAGATTCTGGAAGGCTGCCCATGAAGCTGTTGCAGTATCTGAACCACTAGTTAAGATCTTGAGAATTGTAGATGGGGACATGCCTGCCATGGGCTACATATATGCAGCAATGGAGAGGGCTAAAATTAGTATTAAGACATACTATAGAAGTTTGGAGGAAAAATACGTGCCAATGTGGGAAATAATCGACAGAAGATGGTACATGCAACTTCATTCCCCACTTCATGCAGCAGCTGCATTCCTTAATCCTTCTGTATTCTACAGCCCTACCTTTAGGATTGACTCAAGGGTGAGGAATGGTTTTCAAGAAGCCATGATAAAGATGGCTACAGAGGAAagggacaagattgaaatcacTAAAGAACACCCTATATATGTAAATGCTCAAGGTGCTTTGGGGACTGAATTTGCTTTAAAGGGCCGGACATTGAATGCTCCAG GTGATTGGTGGGCTGGATATGGTTATGAAATTCCTACACTGCAGAGAGCTGCTATCCAAATTTTAAGTCAACCGTGTAGCTCCCACTGGTGTAGATGGAACTGGAGTACTTTTGAGAACATGCATAATAACAGACGTTTTAGAGCAGAGCTTGACAAATCCAGTGATTTAGTTTTTGTACACTGCAATCTCTGGTTGCAGGCAATTTCTAGAAGCAGAGACGGCAAGAATAGGCCAATCAATTTTGATGAGGTAGATGTCAGTTCTGAGTGGCCTACAGAATCTGAAGCTTGCTCCCCTCTTTTTGACGATGCATGGTTGGATTATCTTCACCCTGAGAGTAGAGGTAATTCTTTTGCCAATTatgaaaatttaaattga
- the LOC113702789 gene encoding uncharacterized protein isoform X2 has product MVRGRDACWEHCVLVDATRQKVRCNYCQREFSGGVYRMKFHLAQIKNKDIVPCSEVPNHVRDHIQTILSTPKKQKTTKKQKVDQVANGQQHSSSASGGVHPNHGSSGHNDSTSPSLLFPRSSPSGQQTIDNAQNQKHDYADIKIAAFFFQNSIPFSAAKSTYYQEMVDAIAECGVGYKAPSYDRLRCSLLDKVKADINVTYNKLKNEWKEMGCTLLCDCWSDGRSKTLVAFSVTCPRGTLFLRSIDISSHADDAHYLFDLLESVVLEVGVENVVQVITESTVSYIYAGRLLMEKYPSLFWSPCASHCINKMLEDFSKQDWVNRVLEEANTITKYIYSNDSILAMIKKFTSGAELIRPKFSGVVAHFLSLRSLVIQEDNLKHMFSHTEWLSSLDSRQSEAQAVISLLHLERFWKAAHEAVAVSEPLVKILRIVDGDMPAMGYIYAAMERAKISIKTYYRSLEEKYVPMWEIIDRRWYMQLHSPLHAAAAFLNPSVFYSPTFRIDSRVRNGFQEAMIKMATEERDKIEITKEHPIYVNAQGALGTEFALKGRTLNAPGDWWAGYGYEIPTLQRAAIQILSQPCSSHWCRWNWSTFENMHNNRRFRAELDKSSDLVFVHCNLWLQAISRSRDGKNRPINFDEVDVSSEWPTESEACSPLFDDAWLDYLHPESRANIANDDE; this is encoded by the exons ATGGTTCGTGGGAGAGATGCCTGTTGGGAACATTGTGTTCTAGTTGATGCAACTAGGCAAAAGGTTAGGTGTAATTACTGTCAGAGGGAGTTCAGCGGAGGAGTTTACCGGATGAAGTTTCATTTGGCACAGATAAAGAACAAGGATATAGTTCCATGCAGTGAAGTACCAAACCATGTTCGGGACCATATACAAACTATACTCAGCACACCCAAGAAACAGAAGACTACTAAGAAACAGAAGGTGGATCAAGTTGCCAATGGTCAGCAGCATAGCTCTTCAGCTAGTGGTGGTGTCCATCCCAACCATGGATCAAGTGGACACAATGATAGCACTAGCCCTTCTTTGTTATTCCCACGCTCTTCTCCAAGTGGACAACAAACAATTGATAATGCTCAAAACCAAAAGCATGACTATGCTGATATAAAAATTGCTGCCTTTTTCTTTCAGAATTCCATTCCCTTTAGTGCTGCCAAATCAACATATTACCAGGAAATGGTGGATGCTATAGCGGAATGTGGGGTGGGCTACAAAGCACCAAGTTATGATAGGTTAAGGTGTAGCCTCTTGGATAAAGTAAAGGCTGATATAAACGTGACTTACAACAAactaaaaaatgagtggaaagaAATGGGTTGTACACTCTTGTGCGATTGCTGGTCCGATGGTAGGAGCAAAACGCTTGTAGCTTTTTCTGTTACATGTCCCAGAGGAACATTATTTCTTAGGTCCATTGATATATCTAGCCATGCAGATGATGCTCATTATTTGTTTGATCTTCTTGAATCTGTAGTTCTGGAAGTTGGTGTCGAGAATGTTGTTCAAGTGATAACAGAAAGCACTGTTAGTTATATCTATGCAGGCAGGCTTCTCATGGAAAAATATCCTTCATTGTTCTGGTCTCCATGTGCTTCACATTGTATAAACAAGATGTTGGAAGATTTTAGTAAGCAAGATTGGGTGAACAGAGTCTTGGAAGAAGCAAATACCATCACAAAATACATATACAGTAATGACTCGATTCTTGCTATGATAAAAAAGTTTACTTCTGGAGCGGAACTAATTAGGCCAAAATTTTCAGGAGTTGTAGCTCATTTCCTCTCTTTGAGGTCCCTTGTGATTCAAGAGGATAATTTGAAGCACATGTTCTCTCATACAGAGTGGTTATCATCCTTAGACAGCAGGCAGTCTGAAGCTCAAGCTGTCATTTCACTGTTGCACCTAGAGAGATTCTGGAAGGCTGCCCATGAAGCTGTTGCAGTATCTGAACCACTAGTTAAGATCTTGAGAATTGTAGATGGGGACATGCCTGCCATGGGCTACATATATGCAGCAATGGAGAGGGCTAAAATTAGTATTAAGACATACTATAGAAGTTTGGAGGAAAAATACGTGCCAATGTGGGAAATAATCGACAGAAGATGGTACATGCAACTTCATTCCCCACTTCATGCAGCAGCTGCATTCCTTAATCCTTCTGTATTCTACAGCCCTACCTTTAGGATTGACTCAAGGGTGAGGAATGGTTTTCAAGAAGCCATGATAAAGATGGCTACAGAGGAAagggacaagattgaaatcacTAAAGAACACCCTATATATGTAAATGCTCAAGGTGCTTTGGGGACTGAATTTGCTTTAAAGGGCCGGACATTGAATGCTCCAG GTGATTGGTGGGCTGGATATGGTTATGAAATTCCTACACTGCAGAGAGCTGCTATCCAAATTTTAAGTCAACCGTGTAGCTCCCACTGGTGTAGATGGAACTGGAGTACTTTTGAGAACATGCATAATAACAGACGTTTTAGAGCAGAGCTTGACAAATCCAGTGATTTAGTTTTTGTACACTGCAATCTCTGGTTGCAGGCAATTTCTAGAAGCAGAGACGGCAAGAATAGGCCAATCAATTTTGATGAGGTAGATGTCAGTTCTGAGTGGCCTACAGAATCTGAAGCTTGCTCCCCTCTTTTTGACGATGCATGGTTGGATTATCTTCACCCTGAGAGTAGAG CTAATATTGCAAATGATGATGAGTAG